The nucleotide window ATGACCCCCGACGCCAGGTTCGAGAGTTCGACGCCAAGGATGAGCGGCAGGCAGAAGAAGATCCAGAAGAGCTGGATAAGTACCGGTGTGCCGCGGAAGAACTCGACATACAGGCTGGAGATCGCGCGAAGGGCGAGGATGCGCGATGTCCTGAGGAGACCGACGAGGAAGCCGAGAGAGCATCCGAGCACGATGCAGATGACCGTCAGTTTGAGCGTCATCCACAGACCGAGCAGGAGTGCGTGTTCGAAACGCAGCAGGATCGAGAAGTCGAGTGTCATTCTGGCCTCCTAGCTGACAAGGATTTGACGGCGGCGTTCGAGCAGGCCGACGATCTGGGTTATCGGGAAGGACACGGCGAAATAGATGAGAGCGACGACCGTAAAGGTTTCGATCGGGCGGTAGGTCTCGGTGGCCAGCGTCTTGCCCTGGTACATCAGGTCCTGGATAGCGACGATCGCGACCAGCGCGCTCTGCTGGAAGATGACGATACCGTTGGTCAGAAGTACCGGGATCGACGCGCGGAACGCCGTCGGGAAGACGATGTAGAGCACCCGCTGCAGCGGATTGAGACCGAGCGCGATACCGGCGTCGAGCTGTTCGCGCGGAACCGCCTGGATGGACGCCCGGTAGGCCTCAGCGTTGAACGCCATCAGATTGAGCCCAAGCGCCAGGATGCCCATTGTCACCGGGTCGAGGAAGACGTCGAACAGCATCGGCACGCAATAGAATATCCAGACGATCTGAACGATCGCCGGCGTGCAGCGGAAGAATTCGACGAACAGCATGAACGGCAGCCGCACGACCCGGTAGGGGCTCATGATCAGAAGGGCGAGCGCGAAGCCGAAGACGATGCCGATGACGTTTGCCGCAGCCGTCAGTTCCAGCGAAACCCACAGCCCCTGCAGAAGCGGAGCGATAGATACTGCATTGAAGTCGA belongs to Rhizobium indicum and includes:
- a CDS encoding amino acid ABC transporter permease, which codes for MNYTFDFNAVSIAPLLQGLWVSLELTAAANVIGIVFGFALALLIMSPYRVVRLPFMLFVEFFRCTPAIVQIVWIFYCVPMLFDVFLDPVTMGILALGLNLMAFNAEAYRASIQAVPREQLDAGIALGLNPLQRVLYIVFPTAFRASIPVLLTNGIVIFQQSALVAIVAIQDLMYQGKTLATETYRPIETFTVVALIYFAVSFPITQIVGLLERRRQILVS